In one window of Spodoptera frugiperda isolate SF20-4 chromosome 11, AGI-APGP_CSIRO_Sfru_2.0, whole genome shotgun sequence DNA:
- the LOC118274789 gene encoding phenoloxidase subunit 1, with protein MSDAKKNLLLFFDRPSEPCFMQKGEEKAVFEIPEHYYPEKYKALTSTIANRFGDDAGRSIPVRNIALPNLAQPMELPYNDQFSLFVPKHRRLAGKLIDIFMGMRDLEDLQSVCSYCQLRINPYMFNYCLSVAILHRPDTKGLNIPTFAETFPDKFMDPKVFRKAREVSNVVTSGVRMPVTIPVNYTANDSEPEQRVAYFREDIGINLHHWHWHLVYPFDSADRSIVNKDRRGELFYYMHQQIIARYNMERMCNGLSRVARYQNFRDPIEEGYFPKLDSQVASRAWPPRFAGTTIRDLDRPVDQIRADVSQLETWRDRFVQAVETLSVTLPNGRQMPLDEERGIDILGNMMESSIISPNRGYYGDLHNMGHVFISYSHDPDHRHLEQFGVMGDSATAMRDPVFYRWHSYIDDLFQLYKVKLTPYGDDKLDFPGVRVSSVSLEGAAGRNTLGTFWELSTVDLGRGLDFTPRGSVLARFTHLQHQDFNYVIEVNNTSGQSVMGTVRIFMAPVQDERGAPLSFDDQRRSMIELDKFTAGLRPGNNTIRHRSVDSSVTIPYERTFRDQSARPGDPGSEEAAEFDFCGCGWPHHMLIAKGNQQGYPVVLFAMVSNWAEDRVEQDLVGSCNDAASYCGIRDRKYPDRRAMGFPFDRPSPAQSLTDFLRPNMAMQNCSIRFTDTTIPRQQRR; from the exons ATGTCGGACGCAAAGAAGAACCTGCTGTTATTCTTCGACCGGCCCTCGGAGCCGTGCTTCATGCAGAAGGGGGAAGAGAAGGCTGTCTTCGAGATCCCTGAACACTACTAC CCGGAGAAGTACAAGGCACTAACCAGCACCATCGCCAACCGTTTCGGAGATGACGCCGGCCGCTCCATCCCCGTGCGTAACATCGCGCTCCCCAACCTGGCGCAGCCCATGGAGCTGCCCTACAATGACCAGTTCTCTCTCTTCGTGCCCAAACACAGGAGACTGGCGGGCAAGCTCATCGACATCTTCATGG GTATGCGTGACCTGGAGGACCTGCAGTCTGTGTGCTCGTACTGCCAGCTGCGCATCAACCCGTACATGTTCAACTACTGCCTCTCCGTCGCCATACTGCACAG GCCCGACACCAAAGGACTGAACATCCCGACGTTCGCGGAGACCTTCCCCGACAAGTTCATGGACCCCAAGGTGTTCCGCAAGGCCAGGGAGGTCAGCAACGTCGTCACCTCCGGAGTCAGG ATGCCAGTAACAATCCCGGTGAACTACACGGCGAACGACTCGGAGCCCGAGCAGCGCGTGGCGTACTTCCGCGAGGACATCGGCATCAACCTGCACCACTGGCACTGGCACCTGGTGTACCCGTTCGACTCCGCCGACCGGTCCATCGTCAACAAGGACAGGCGTGGAGAGCTCTTCTATTATATGCACCAGCAGATCATTGCTAG GTACAACATGGAGCGCATGTGCAACGGCCTGTCCCGCGTGGCGCGCTACCAGAACTTCCGCGACCCTATTGAAGAGGGATACTTCCCCAAGCTCGACTCGCAGGTCGCCAGCAGAGCCTGGCCGCCTAG GTTTGCCGGTACCACCATCCGCGACCTGGACCGCCCCGTGGACCAGATCCGCGCCGACGTGTCCCAGCTCGAGACCTGGAGGGACCGCTTCGTGCAGGCTGTGGAGACTCTCTCCGTCACACTG CCCAACGGTCGGCAGATGCCTCTGGACGAGGAGCGCGGTATCGACATCCTGGGCAACATGATGGAGTCTTCCATCATCAGCCCCAACCGAGGGTACTACGGGGACCTCCACAACATGGGACACGTCTTCATCTCCTACTCACACGACCCTGACCATCGCCATCTG GAACAATTCGGCGTGATGGGAGACTCGGCGACGGCGATGCGCGACCCCGTGTTCTACCGCTGGCACTCGTACATCGACGACCTGTTCCAGCTCTACAAGGTCAAGCTCACCCCCTACGGGGATGACAAG CTGGACTTCCCCGGCGTGCGCGTGTCGAGCGTGTCCCTGGAGGGCGCGGCGGGACGCAACACGCTGGGCACCTTCTGGGAGCTCAGCACCGTGGACCTCGGCCGCGGGCTCGACTTCACGCCGCGCGGCTCCGTGCTCGCCCGCTTCACGCATCTGCAGCATCAGGACTTCAACTACGT TATCGAGGTGAACAACACGTCGGGCCAGTCAGTGATGGGCACGGTCCGTATCTTCATGGCGCCGGTGCAGGACGAGCGCGGCGCGCCGCTGTCCTTCGACGACCAGCGCCGCTCCATGATCGAACTCGACAAGTTCACCGCTGGAT TACGTCCGGGTAACAACACGATCCGCCACCGCAGCGTGGACTCGTCCGTCACCATTCCCTACGAGAGGACCTTCCGCGACCAG TCTGCGCGTCCAGGCGACCCTGGCTCGGAGGAGGCGGCGGAGTTCGACTTCTGCGGCTGTGGATGGCCACATCACATGCTGATCGCCAAGGGCAACCAGCAAGGGTACCCCGTCGTACTCTTCGCCATGGTCTCCAACTGGGCTGAGGACAGG GTGGAACAAGACCTGGTAGGCTCCTGCAACGACGCAGCCTCGTACTGCGGTATCCGCGACCGCAAGTACCCGGACCGCCGCGCCATGGGCTTCCCCTTCGACCGGCCGTCCCCCGCCCAGAGCCTGACCGACTTCCTGCGCCCCAACATGGCCATGCAGAACTGTTCCATCCGGTTCACAGACACCACCATCCCGAGGCAGCAAAGACGGTAG
- the LOC126911247 gene encoding uncharacterized protein LOC126911247, giving the protein MRDYGCGIREIRGTEKSVHATSRVPPKSLLRKEIKDFVTSNDYEEADQKDYIYTLSITPSTIPCYQFQILLLLLVAAAVQCHSSHHGRSHGRYHRPNDYHRRHDSREKHRHHNYHDSPDSFEDSSKDLEDDVNPSRTPRSELENFVVDLKPIDNPVTDSDLTGNKSAMDTEVDKKANDMDKGYSGIKVDDITSDDAGPSNLEGDTNATNVNGMSLNSNDMPKSDETISGNGFSPNEGGNVGNNLESNLGADSGNHKFGGNTGVNLGGNLGLPLVNKPGLRLGGNFGVPFSGNLGVNLGSYPRFPLGVPFNDKFGINLGRNLGFPTFGIKDFRSIPYLHLGGNRGLGGGGNQGFPLGDNSGLHLGGNSDRYLGENLNGNIGGHNLGADSLSINSRSSLEDLIDNNEKNILNVDSDDNHQLKDVDNLEQTSKTIDGIQQNTNDNVGSDGHEPAKLDGDYHNIELKSNDTDVRGLSLESERNNTNDWVNKAEGESPSNHEDLNGDNLGSDNYNDTDKEKPVIDTHSSNIDEILISPEHDIIENTRPMSTDDHLSEIPSIKTPDKTNNKEDDGDNNQFEMIPVLLPGGGYVLLPSSILSDMPSYIVVMINGQPTLLQNPSYDINDGPLDLSKLILANGLSVSGAVLPSWYNLGAPTGDDGATIGASPDGPRPASPIWVGGSDATISPLTNPYSESIPVIDSIPRPVPNLPISVPGMIDPGFSPSHWNTGFSNNNHNLQNPGSYVDWGNQIDPDKNVDANIANPTSTLPTYPYPQNPYPYLHPPSFNSNYPTTYPSANNNNYSGKNGPIDDNNDTSHPQVVNPNDMSSSDPRKPYPNYSLNPRPDTHINVSEGKPPKERYELHPQPQTGPDGKSHLYTHPFYPQNDFHEPNPDISIESGHRDDERNELHPDNWDDKSIERGRLDLWDDLKSESSQEDRDDVKVIDAHSDHQHGKWTKHHPNLQDNNRKENAPDHRDDIWNKLHPNQWHDKSIEPHPDDRDDKKIESHLGYKDDKRIEPQSNHWDDKKVQSHPQLTDDERIKFHTDDWDNKWIEPHSNDRNDKKFEPRPDHWDDKTIKPHPDDWEDERIEQHPNHWEDKKYEPHPDHWDDKKIELSPQHYWGDKRIESHHNQWDGKRFESHPDHWDDKSVDSNPEDWEDKRIEPHTDHWDGEKIKSHSDHWDKDEKRTYPHPDVNIPHDHQPESQTDDLTLTHSVNLPNIPFHPEQDHGIPHPDIPGFHFTLPRPTNVDKSEKNSLVNGLIDSLNILLKYPNRDGNESKEVRSLIKLLLAILKPGDRNQMLVPKLNDDVENELDLANVNHLLLHLLSGYYEPNLKLLLDPSLDESTRTNLILLLKLLVKNQDPSPPKGTENPLLYFLGQFPCDLSKKREESEALSSKLLQLLAENSDRGDLHTRLERTVALVSQ; this is encoded by the exons ATGCGGGATTACGGGTGCGGGATCCGCGAGATTCGCGGGACTGAAAAAAGCGTGCATGCGACATCTCGCGTTCCACCAAAAAGTTTACTTCgaaaagaaattaaagattttgtaACGAGCAATGATTATGAAGAGGCTGATCAA AaagattatatttatactttatcaaTAACGCCTTCTACAATTCCTTGTTATCAATTTCAGATCCTGCTCCTGCTGCTAGTGGCAGCAGCTGTGCAGTGCCATAGCAGCCATCACGGTAGGAGTCATGGCCGCTACCATCGCCCCAACGACTACCACAGAAGACATGACTCTCGAGAGAAACATCGACATCACAATTACCATGACAGTCCAGACAGTTTTGAAGATTCATCAAAAGATTTGGAAGACGATGTAAATCCTAGTCGTACTCCACGCAGTGAATTGGAAAATTTTGTTGTAGATCTAAAACCTATTGACAATCCAGTTACAGACAGCGATCTAACTGGTAATAAATCAGCCATGGACACCGAGGTTGATAAAAAGGCTAACGATATGGACAAAGGGTATAGTGGAATAAAAGTAGACGATATTACATCAGATGATGCCGGACCTAGCAATTTGGAAGGCGATACTAATGCAACAAATGTAAATGGAATGTCATTAAACTCAAACGACATGCCAAAGAGCGATGAAACCATTAGTGGTAACGGATTTTCACCAAATGAAGGCGGTAATGTAGGAAATAATTTAGAGTCTAATTTAGGTGCTGACTCAGGAAATCATAAGTTTGGTGGAAATACAGGCGTTAATTTAGGAGGTAACTTGGGTTTACCCCTAGTTAATAAACCTGGTTTGCGCTTAGGAGGCAACTTTGGTGTTCCTTTTAGCGGAAACTTAGGTGTCAATTTAGGAAGTTACCCACGTTTCCCTCTAGGTGTTCCTTTCAATGATAAATTTGGAATTAATTTAGGAAGGAACTTAGGCTTCCCCACATTTGGTATTAAAGATTTTCGTTCCATACCATATCTTCACTTGGGAGGCAACCGTGGattagg TGGTGGTGGTAACCAGGGTTTTCCTTTAGGTGATAATTCTGGCCTTCACTTAGGAGGTAATTCAGATAGATATCTAGGAGAGAATTTAAATGGTAACATAGGAGGTCATAACTTGGGTGCAGATTCACTCAGTATTAATAGCCGTTCCAGTCTAGAAGATTTAATTGACAataatgagaaaaatattttaaatgttgacaGTGATGATAACCACCAACTTAAAGATGTGGATAACTTAGAACAGACTAGTAAAACTATAGATGGTATTCAGCAAAACACTAATGATAACGTTGGAAGTGACGGCCATGAGCCTGCAAAACTAGATGGTGATTACCATAATATTGAACTTAAATCAAACGATACGGATGTTCGTGGCTTATCCCTAGAGAGCGAAAGGAACAATACTAACGATTGGGTTAACAAAGCTGAGGGTGAATCACCAAGTAATCACGAAGACCTTAACGGAGATAATCTGGGTTCTGACAATTATAATGATACTGATAAAGAAAAGCCTGTAATTGACACTCATTCATCGAACATAGATGAGATTTTAATATCACCAGAGCAtgatattatagaaaatacAAGACCAATGTCTACTGATGACCATCTTTCAGAAATTCCTTCAATCAAAACTCCtgataaaactaataacaagGAAGATGATGGAGACAATAATCAGTTCGAGATGATACCAGTTCTGTTGCCAGGAGGTGGATACGTGTTATTACCCTCAAGTATATTGAGTGACATGCCTTCTTACATTGTCGTGATGATTAACGGCCAACCAACGCTCTTACAAAATCCTAGTTATGATATAAATGACGGGCCTTTGGAtcttagtaaattaattttagcaaATGGTCTGTCCGTTAGTGGTGCTGTGCTGCCCAGTTGGTACAACTTAGGAGCACCTACAGGAGACGATGGAGCCACGATTGGAGCTTCACCTGATGGGCCACGACCGGCATCACCTATATGGGTTGGAGGTAGTGATGCTACCATTAGTCCACTGACTAACCCTTACAGTGAATCTATTCCTGTCATTGATTCAATTCCTAGACCTGTACCAAACCTACCAATCTCTGTTCCTGGAATGATTGATCCCGGTTTTTCACCTTCTCATTGGAATACTggtttttcaaataataatcataatttacaAAACCCAGGATCCTATGTAGACTGGGGAAATCAAATTGATCCCGACAAAAATGTTGATGCTAACATTGCCAATCCCACATCAACACTACCTACGTACCCCTACCCTCAGAACCCATATCCTTATCTTCATCCACCCTCTTTTAACTCAAATTATCCTACCACTTACCCCTCTgcaaataacaataactattCTGGCAAGAATGGACCCATTGACGACAATAATGATACATCGCATCCACAAGTCGTCAATCCAAATGACATGTCATCATCAGATCCAAGGAAACCTTATccaaattattcattaaatcCTCGTCCTGACACTCATATAAACGTTTCTGAGGGTAAACCACCGAAAGAAAGATATGAGCTTCATCCACAACCTCAGACAGGTCCTGATGGTAAGTCCCATCTATATACTCATCCATTCTATCCACAGAATGATTTTCACGAACCAAATCCAGATATATCTATTGAGTCAGGACACCGTGATGATGAACGGAATGAACTCCATCCGGATAATTGGGACGATAAAAGTATTGAGCGTGGTCGTTTAGATCTTTGGGATGATTTAAAATCTGAGTCCAGTCAAGAGGATCGGGATGATGTAAAAGTAATTGACGCTCACTCAGACCACCAGCACGGTAAATGGACTAAGCACCACCCTAATTTACAGGACAATAATAGAAAAGAAAACGCCCCAGATCACCGAGATGATATATGGAATAAGCTCCACCCGAATCAGTGGCATGACAAAAGTATTGAGCCGCACCCGGACGATCGCGATGATAAAAAGATTGAGTCCCATTTAGGATACAAAGACGATAAAAGGATTGAACCTCAATCAAATCACTGGGACGACAAAAAGGTACAGTCACACCCACAGCTCACGGACGATGAAAGGATTAAGTTCCACACGGATGATTGGGACAATAAATGGATTGAGCCTCACTCAAATGACAGGAACGATAAAAAGTTTGAGCCCCGCCCAGATCACTGGGATGATAAAACTATTAAGCCCCATCCAGACGACTGGGAAGATGAAAGGATTGAGCAACACCCAAATCACTGGGAGGACAAAAAGTATGAGCCACACCCAGATCACTGGGACGATAAAAAGATTGAGCTCTCCCCACAGCACTACTGGGGAGATAAAAGAATTGAATCTCACCATAATCAGTGGGATGGCAAAAGGTTTGAGTCCCATCCAGATCATTGGGACGATAAAAGCGTTGATTCGAACCCAGAGGACTGGGAGGATAAAAGGATAGAGCCTCATACAGACCATTGGGACGGTGAAAAGATTAAGTCCCACTCAGATCATTGGGACAAGGACGAAAAAAGAACATATCCTCATCCAGACGTTAATATTCCACATGATCATCAACCGGAATCCCAAACAGACGATCTAACTCTTACTCATTCAGTAAATCTACCAAATATACCATTCCATCCTGAGCAGGATCATGGTATACCACATCCAGATATTCCAGGTTTTCATTTCACTCTTCCACGGCCTACCAATGTGGACAAATCAGAAAAAAACAGCTTGGTTAATGGCCTCATTGACAGTCTAAATATCCTGTTAAAGTACCCCAACAGAGATGGTAATGAATCTAAGGAAGTCAGATCTTTGATAAAATTACTTCTCGCAATTTTGAAACCTGGTGATAGGAACCAAATGTTAGTACCGAAGCTGAATGATGATGTTGAAAATGAACTAGACTTGGCTAATGTAAACCACCTTCTCCTCCATCTCTTGAGTGGATATTATGAACCAAATCTGAAGCTATTACTTGATCCTAGCTTAGACGAAAGTACACGGACTAATCTAATTCTCCTTTTGAAACTGTTGGTGAAAAATCAGGACCCATCTCCGCCTAAGGGAACAGAAAATCCTTTGCTCTACTTCTTGGGGCAGTTTCCTTGTGACCTGTCGAAGAAACGAGAGGAATCAGAAGCACTGTCCAGTAAATTATTGCAGTTGTTAGCTGAGAATAGTGACCGAGGCGATCTGCACACGAGGCTGGAAAGAACGGTTGCACTCGTTAGTCAGTGA